Proteins found in one Hevea brasiliensis isolate MT/VB/25A 57/8 chromosome 18, ASM3005281v1, whole genome shotgun sequence genomic segment:
- the LOC110652473 gene encoding uncharacterized protein LOC110652473 has product MASLPPCKWSLNTTPNCFLSTADKSPPSFFSFRLSSFKRHRLTTLSLHDSSSSSSSSSSSSSSSSSSSSSFCSSNSGTALPKSINLRNSTSRKWIGFDNGAKNEVSSVNSVFWKRNPNGSQKKKRTLSFKALFGRKSLWRRIVFTSTKVRSIILLNVITVVYASNIPVVKEVEAIIDPATFTVVRFAVSTIPFIPFVLQARGNVKTRNAGIELGFWVSLGYLMQALGLMTSDAGRASFISMFTVIVVPLLDGMLGAVVPARTWFGALMSIIGVAMLESSGSPPSIGDLLNFLSAVFFGVHMLRTEHISRSTNKKDFLSLLGYQVCVVALFSTIWYFVGGWSGGIHACDPSSWTWTMVWHWMVTFPWMPALYTGVFSTGLCLWIEMAAMCDVSATETAIIYGLEPVWGAGFAWFLLGERWGLAGWIGAALVLVGSLTVQIFGSSSPGGSNEDEERNKKVDHHLVSNKQNGFSTSPVPISSRKDVTSVLKK; this is encoded by the exons atggcttctctaccaCCATGTAAATGGTCATTAAACACAACACCCAATTGCTTTCTTTCTACAGCTGACAAATCTCCTCCTTCCTTCTTCTCATTTCGCTTATCTTCTTTTAAACGACATCGTCTCACCACTCTCTCTTTACACGATTCCTCTtcatcctcctcctcctcctcctcctcctcttcttcttcttcttcttcttcttcttcgtttTGTAGCTCTAATTCGGGTACTGCATtaccaaaatcaataaatttgCGTAATTCGACGTCGAGAAAATGGATCGGATTTGATAATGGTGCAAAAAACGAGGTCTCTTCGGTCAATTCGGTCTTCTGGAAGCGAAATCCAAATGGATCTCAAAAGAAAAAACGGACCTTAAGTTTTAAGGCCTTGTTTGGGAGGAAATCTTTGTGGCGGAGGATAGTGTTTACTTCGACGAAAGTTAGGAGCATCATTTTGCTCAACGTCATCACTGTTGTCTATG CTAGCAACATTCCAGTTGTCAAAGAAGTTGAAGCAATAATAGATCCAGCAACCTTTACTGTTGTACGATTTGCTGTATCTACTATTCCATTCATCCCATTTGTATTGCAAGCACGAGGCAATGTGAAAACCCGTAATGCAGGGATTGAGTTGGGTTTCTGGGTTAGTTTAGGATACCTAATGCAGGCACTTGGATTGATGACATCGGATGCTGGGCGTGCATCATTTATATCTATGTTCACT GTAATTGTGGTTCCATTGCTTGATGGTATGTTAGGAGCAGTAGTTCCTGCCCGTACCTGGTTTGGAGCTCTTATGTCCATCATAGGAGTTGCAATGCTGGAATCCAGTGGATCTCCTCCTAGC ATTGGAGATCTCTTGAACTTCTTAAGTGCGGTGTTTTTTGGTGTCCATATGCTTAGAACTGAACATATATCTAGAAGCACAAATAAAAAGGACTTCTTATCTCTCCTTGGATATCAG GTATGTGTTGTTGCTCTCTTCTCAACAATATGGTATTTTGTTGGAGGCTGGTCTGGTGGCATCCACGCTTGTGATCCATCATCCTGGACATGGACAATGGTTTGGCATTGGATGGTTACTTTTCCATGGATGCCTGCACTGTATACAGGAGTATTCTCAACTGGATTATGCTTATGGATTGAG ATGGCTGCCATGTGTGATGTATCGGCGACAGAAACTGCAATAATTTATGGGCTGGAACCAGTGTGGGGTGCTGGTTTTGCGTGGTTTCTCCTTGGTGAAAGGTGGGGTCTTGCTGGTTGGATTGGGGCTGCTCTTGTGCTTG TGGGAAGCCTGACAGTCCAAATATTCGGATCATCATCCCCTGGTGGGTCAAATGAGGATGAAGAGAGAAATAAGAAAGTTGATCACCATCTGGTTTCAAATAAGCAAAATGGTTTCTCTACCTCTCCAGTTCCAATCAGTTCCAGAAAGGATGTAACTAGCGTATTGAAGAAGTAA
- the LOC110639753 gene encoding MLP-like protein 28 yields the protein MSLKGKLETVLELKATPEQFFNVWAKQAHQIPNHTPSNIQAVQVHEGDWETGGSIKIWNYTTPDGKAEIFKEQVELDEVNKKIVLVGLEGDVMKSYKVFKPIYSLAPKGQGCLATCVIEYEKLNENVPTPHIYMDFMTGFTKEIDAGLVGAK from the exons ATGTCTCTGAAGGGGAAGCTGGAGACCGTCTTAGAACTGAAGGCAACTCCTGAGCAATTCTTCAATGTGTGGGCAAAACAAGCCCACCAAATTCCTAATCATACTCCTTCCAATATACAAGCAGTTCAAGTACATGAAGGTGACTGGGAAACTGGAGGCTCTATCAAGATCTGGAATTACACTACTCCAG ATGGGAAAGCTGAGATCTTCAAAGAGCAGGTGGAGTTGGATGAAGTGAACAAGAAAATAGTTCTTGTTGGCCTGGAAGGAGATGTAATGAAGTCTTACAAGGTGTTTAAGCCCATTTATTCTCTTGCACCAAAGGGCCAGGGTTGTTTGGCGACCTGTGTTATTGAGTATGAGAAATTGAATGAGAACGTCCCCACTCCACACATCTACATGGATTTCATGACTGGTTTTACTAAGGAAATCGATGCTGGCCTTGTGGGGGCAAAATAG